One genomic segment of Brevinematia bacterium includes these proteins:
- a CDS encoding 30S ribosomal protein S7 yields the protein QGRPMFQKLADEIVNAYNETGNAIKKKLEMHKMAEANKAFAHYRW from the coding sequence AGCAGGGAAGGCCGATGTTTCAGAAGTTAGCGGATGAGATAGTGAATGCGTATAATGAGACGGGGAATGCGATAAAGAAGAAGTTGGAGATGCACAAGATGGCTGAGGCTAATAAGGCCTTCGCACACTATAGATGGTAG